A stretch of the bacterium genome encodes the following:
- a CDS encoding ATP-binding protein gives MKFSLLPKKKTPSPQEIELAKTRNKISKTLGAGMVDVKDIIAPPALEVDFDNLKLGDLYFRTLFVSGYPRFVGANWLAPIINFDHTLDLCFYCYPVESKGILDDLRHKIAEMEATVQSDLEAGRVVDPAVRVALEDAQSLQEQLAAGIERFFQMSFYITIPAESLEELNSITKQVESTLGSLLVVTKHATLQQEDGFRATLPTFSDKLFVTRNMDTTSLATTFPFTSSELTANEGIMYGINEHNGSLIIFDRFTLENANSVVFAKSGAGKSYMVKLETLRSLMFGTEVIVIDPEEEYGELCKAIGGEYIKFATETEAKINPFDLSGVYEEGENELGLKILSLHSLFRVILGKLTSTEDAVLDRALILTYKQKGITPDPTTQTSESPVMEDLYSVLQNMAEPEAKSMAERLEKFIKGSLSGIFDQQSTVDIKNTFTVFSIRDLEDELRPIAMFIILDYIWTRIKKDRKRRILVVDEAWYLMKHPDSASFMYSIAKRARKYFLGLTTITQDVEDFLNTDYGKAIVTNSSIQILLKQSPASINEVSAVFYLSEGEKNLLLSADIGEGLFFAGANHVAIRVQAAEHEHVLITSNPKELEKLRRLGREDPALLEKLERGEIPPAPKLARETGPALPVKAEERQETPLAPKEVEAPPAREPKPEEAKPAPVELKSETTTQVSLNTKQKVPYHPLER, from the coding sequence ATGAAATTTTCTCTCCTCCCGAAGAAAAAAACTCCTTCTCCTCAGGAAATAGAGCTTGCGAAAACGAGGAACAAAATTTCTAAGACTTTGGGAGCGGGGATGGTCGATGTTAAAGATATTATCGCTCCACCGGCGCTTGAAGTTGATTTTGACAACCTTAAACTAGGGGATCTTTACTTTCGAACTCTCTTTGTTTCCGGCTACCCTCGTTTTGTCGGGGCTAATTGGCTTGCCCCAATTATTAACTTTGACCACACCCTGGACCTTTGTTTTTACTGCTACCCCGTAGAATCAAAGGGGATCCTTGACGACCTGCGCCACAAAATTGCCGAGATGGAGGCAACTGTTCAAAGTGACCTGGAAGCTGGTCGGGTGGTTGATCCGGCTGTTCGTGTTGCCTTGGAAGACGCCCAATCTCTGCAGGAGCAACTAGCGGCGGGTATTGAACGCTTTTTTCAAATGTCTTTTTATATCACCATCCCAGCTGAATCTCTGGAGGAGCTCAACTCCATCACCAAGCAGGTCGAGTCGACCCTAGGCTCTTTGCTGGTGGTCACCAAACACGCTACTCTTCAACAAGAAGATGGCTTTCGGGCTACCTTACCCACTTTTAGTGACAAGCTTTTTGTTACCCGCAACATGGACACCACGAGCTTGGCAACAACCTTTCCCTTTACTTCTTCAGAGCTAACTGCCAACGAAGGAATCATGTACGGTATCAATGAGCACAACGGCTCTTTAATTATTTTTGATCGTTTCACTTTGGAAAACGCTAATAGCGTCGTTTTTGCCAAGTCTGGGGCGGGGAAAAGCTACATGGTCAAGCTGGAAACTCTGCGCAGTTTAATGTTTGGCACTGAAGTCATCGTTATCGACCCAGAAGAAGAGTATGGCGAGCTCTGTAAAGCCATTGGTGGGGAGTACATCAAGTTTGCTACAGAAACTGAGGCTAAAATTAACCCCTTCGACCTCTCCGGAGTTTACGAGGAAGGCGAAAACGAACTAGGGCTTAAGATTCTTTCCCTGCATTCCCTTTTTCGGGTCATTCTGGGGAAACTCACTTCAACCGAAGACGCTGTCCTTGACCGGGCCTTGATTCTTACTTACAAACAGAAAGGAATCACTCCAGATCCAACCACCCAAACAAGTGAATCTCCGGTCATGGAAGACCTTTACTCGGTTCTGCAAAACATGGCCGAACCCGAAGCCAAATCCATGGCGGAAAGGCTCGAAAAATTCATCAAAGGTTCTCTTTCTGGAATTTTTGATCAACAAAGCACAGTTGATATTAAAAACACTTTCACGGTCTTCTCGATACGGGATCTGGAGGACGAACTGCGGCCGATTGCCATGTTTATCATTCTTGACTACATTTGGACTCGGATCAAAAAGGACCGCAAGCGCAGAATTCTCGTCGTTGATGAAGCTTGGTACCTGATGAAACATCCTGATTCTGCTTCTTTCATGTACTCGATTGCTAAAAGAGCCCGTAAGTATTTCCTTGGTTTGACAACCATCACCCAAGACGTGGAAGATTTCCTCAACACTGATTACGGTAAGGCGATCGTAACCAACTCCTCAATCCAAATTCTTCTCAAACAGTCACCGGCTTCGATAAACGAAGTCTCGGCCGTTTTCTACCTTTCCGAGGGGGAGAAGAATCTGCTTCTCAGCGCTGATATCGGGGAGGGTCTTTTCTTTGCTGGCGCAAACCATGTCGCTATCCGCGTCCAGGCTGCCGAACACGAGCACGTTCTGATCACCTCCAACCCAAAGGAGCTAGAAAAACTGCGTCGTCTGGGACGAGAGGACCCAGCCCTGCTGGAAAAACTGGAACGCGGGGAGATACCCCCCGCCCCCAAACTGGCTAGAGAAACGGGACCAGCGCTCCCAGTCAAAGCGGAGGAGAGGCAAGAAACACCCTTGGCTCCAAAGGAAGTTGAGGCGCCACCGGCCCGAGAACCAAAACCGGAAGAGGCCAAACCAGCTCCGGTCGAACTCAAATCAGAGACGACCACCCAGGTCAGCCTCAACACCAAACAAAAGGTGCCCTACCACCCCCTGGAGCGTTAG
- a CDS encoding PrgI family protein has product MQSHPVPQNITGFEFKLVGFLTIRQFGYLAAAGILCFVIYLIPLYIIVRFLLIFLIGPLGLALAFLPINDIPFDRWLVAFVRSVYTPTQRVWRKEPVELGFLAPEFSIYLQHQQGPKPIAHSDRAKLNQYLVSHHHLGAKSALDVEEEKRLGQLSQQVAQMTSEIKSSPPGQVLPPLGADDLEASK; this is encoded by the coding sequence ATGCAGTCTCATCCTGTCCCGCAGAACATAACTGGGTTTGAATTTAAATTAGTTGGTTTTCTGACCATTCGTCAGTTTGGTTATTTGGCGGCTGCGGGTATTCTCTGCTTTGTTATTTATCTCATACCTCTGTATATAATAGTTCGCTTTTTACTCATCTTTCTAATCGGTCCTCTGGGCTTGGCGCTTGCTTTTTTGCCGATAAACGACATTCCTTTCGATCGTTGGCTTGTTGCTTTTGTCCGCTCCGTCTATACTCCAACCCAGCGAGTTTGGCGCAAAGAGCCAGTTGAGCTCGGCTTCTTAGCTCCTGAGTTTTCCATCTATCTCCAACATCAGCAAGGACCAAAGCCAATTGCCCACTCCGACAGGGCCAAACTTAACCAGTATTTGGTTTCTCACCACCACCTCGGAGCCAAATCGGCTCTTGATGTGGAAGAGGAAAAAAGACTAGGGCAGCTCAGCCAACAAGTCGCCCAGATGACCTCAGAAATTAAATCTTCCCCACCAGGACAAGTTTTACCCCCTCTTGGCGCAGATGATTTGGAGGCTTCTAAATGA
- a CDS encoding ribonuclease HI family protein: MVVSPKRITIFSDGGARGNPGPAAAGVFLEIPAEKLRLLCGKYLGINTNNYAEYQGVILGLKQALNFAEPGRAQVEFFLDSNLVVQQLNGLFKIKAPNLGPLVEQIRELEGKFTQVSYTHVPREKNYQADRAVNLTLDSRQDFSKEIE; the protein is encoded by the coding sequence ATGGTTGTCAGTCCCAAAAGGATAACGATATTTTCCGACGGGGGTGCACGGGGTAACCCGGGCCCAGCTGCAGCCGGAGTTTTTTTGGAAATTCCTGCGGAAAAACTGCGGTTATTGTGCGGTAAATATTTAGGGATTAATACCAACAATTACGCCGAATATCAAGGTGTGATTTTGGGTTTGAAACAGGCCCTTAACTTTGCTGAACCAGGAAGAGCTCAGGTTGAGTTCTTTTTAGATTCGAATCTAGTGGTTCAGCAGTTGAATGGGCTCTTCAAAATCAAGGCCCCCAATCTAGGTCCTTTGGTCGAGCAAATACGAGAACTGGAAGGAAAATTTACACAGGTTTCGTATACTCACGTACCGAGAGAGAAAAACTACCAGGCTGATCGGGCAGTAAACCTCACCTTGGACTCAAGACAAGACTTCTCTAAAGAGATAGAATAA
- a CDS encoding M23 family metallopeptidase, translated as MSHFFDDPEEQAQNEQREQLGEEALDRGVEKAAKGLEKKAAAGRATTAAGKAGVEAGEAAGERGALTAGGKAGAEAVGRTGAAVAETAAIEAAEEGVAAAATPETFGISEAIMLAYLAAKKLPVLGSLIKGGERALAKILEVVVWPIAGFCITCCGACLVCCLAPAALVAAVIALLVFGVMNLYDAVRPSASEAGGGTYTPPTISVSKTASPVFIVKCASGTAADVEYRITVQNNSDSDQTVSITDSFDDEPSLGTVRTFSGVDIAQGETWVSPVIKVRMPSTCDERVVVNTVRVNGGGSLASTVAFVTIGNPVNAPPQGCPIVGTIFTPLGINIPGYTYFGGTHYGMDISDTAGTALGSPVHSTLTGSAVASVGRAGNQIVTVTSPDGVWQVKFLHLAVGTTVSGPVVVGQVIGTEDNTGVSGGTHVHYEIYKNGAIQNPFNYTPSTNALGYIPDIDPGTGLPDYAGVSDPGTWGTCNALPPGS; from the coding sequence ATGAGCCATTTTTTTGACGACCCAGAAGAACAAGCCCAAAATGAGCAAAGAGAACAGCTTGGTGAAGAAGCCCTTGATCGCGGTGTTGAAAAAGCCGCCAAAGGCCTAGAAAAAAAAGCCGCTGCCGGTCGTGCTACTACTGCTGCTGGTAAGGCCGGGGTTGAGGCAGGTGAAGCTGCCGGAGAGCGGGGAGCCCTCACCGCCGGCGGAAAAGCAGGTGCTGAGGCAGTCGGTAGGACTGGTGCGGCGGTGGCCGAAACAGCCGCAATTGAGGCAGCCGAAGAAGGAGTTGCCGCGGCGGCTACTCCTGAAACCTTTGGTATAAGTGAAGCAATCATGCTCGCCTATCTGGCAGCGAAAAAACTGCCGGTGCTTGGAAGTCTGATCAAAGGCGGAGAAAGAGCGCTTGCTAAGATCCTTGAGGTAGTAGTTTGGCCAATTGCGGGTTTTTGTATTACTTGCTGCGGAGCCTGCCTTGTTTGTTGTCTAGCTCCGGCTGCACTTGTGGCGGCTGTAATAGCTTTGCTTGTTTTCGGAGTGATGAATTTGTATGACGCTGTCCGTCCTTCGGCATCTGAAGCAGGGGGTGGTACCTATACCCCCCCGACGATAAGTGTCTCCAAAACCGCGAGTCCGGTTTTCATTGTGAAATGTGCTTCTGGCACGGCCGCTGATGTCGAGTACCGGATTACGGTTCAAAACAACTCAGATTCTGATCAGACGGTTTCCATTACAGACTCTTTTGATGATGAGCCGAGTTTGGGAACAGTGAGAACCTTTAGCGGAGTCGATATCGCCCAAGGAGAGACTTGGGTTTCCCCGGTTATTAAGGTGAGGATGCCGAGTACTTGTGATGAAAGAGTTGTTGTTAACACCGTCCGAGTCAATGGGGGTGGTAGCCTAGCCAGCACGGTAGCTTTTGTTACCATTGGAAACCCCGTCAATGCTCCACCTCAAGGCTGTCCAATCGTAGGAACAATTTTTACTCCTTTGGGAATAAATATTCCCGGCTACACTTACTTCGGCGGAACCCACTACGGTATGGATATTTCTGACACTGCCGGTACTGCTCTTGGTTCACCGGTGCATAGTACTTTGACCGGCAGTGCAGTTGCTTCAGTTGGGAGGGCGGGAAATCAAATTGTCACCGTGACCAGCCCGGACGGGGTCTGGCAAGTGAAGTTTTTGCATCTCGCCGTTGGAACTACGGTCAGTGGTCCAGTAGTGGTAGGCCAGGTGATCGGAACTGAAGATAACACCGGGGTTTCGGGCGGAACTCATGTTCACTACGAAATTTACAAAAATGGTGCTATCCAAAACCCTTTCAACTACACTCCTTCGACCAACGCTTTGGGTTACATTCCAGATATCGACCCGGGCACGGGCTTGCCAGACTACGCCGGTGTCAGCGACCCTGGTACTTGGGGAACTTGTAACGCTCTACCACCGGGGTCGTAA
- the rpmH gene encoding 50S ribosomal protein L34 — translation MPKRTYQPKKVKRARKHGFLARMATRTGRAIIKARRSSKRKKLSL, via the coding sequence ATGCCAAAAAGAACTTATCAACCCAAAAAAGTAAAAAGAGCTCGCAAGCACGGCTTTTTGGCCCGCATGGCCACGCGCACTGGTCGAGCCATCATCAAGGCACGTCGCTCCTCAAAGAGAAAAAAGCTTTCCCTCTAA
- the yidD gene encoding membrane protein insertion efficiency factor YidD, whose translation MRKFALVCIRFYQKYLSFDTGMLKVLMGGKKVCRYYPSCSQYTYEAIDKYGIIRGTFLGSKRILSCNPFSKGGFDPVK comes from the coding sequence ATGAGGAAATTCGCACTAGTTTGCATCAGGTTTTACCAAAAATATCTCTCCTTTGATACTGGAATGCTGAAAGTTTTGATGGGGGGAAAGAAAGTTTGCCGCTATTACCCAAGTTGCTCCCAGTATACTTATGAAGCAATTGATAAGTATGGTATCATAAGAGGAACTTTTTTGGGTTCAAAAAGAATTCTTTCTTGTAACCCATTTTCGAAAGGGGGTTTTGACCCAGTCAAATGA
- the dnaA gene encoding chromosomal replication initiator protein DnaA: protein MDQHRVWESVLAELRINLSSANYQTWFRGKTQILAINERLVEIGCQSSFVRDWLEQRYYEQIKVSLERLLEKNVNLVFSVSPLTDVVAVKGKAKLSDSEPPLFTSNKNLDKEEQERVAQAGLNPNYTFANFVVGGSNQLAYAVAEAISKKPGSEYNPYFIYGGVGVGKTHLMQAIGGAVLATKPGLRVFYCTAERFTNELIESIQMRKTAAFRNRYRSIDLLMIDDVQFIAGRESTQEEFFHTFNALYSNGKQVVLTSDRPPAEIKKLEERLRSRFEGGMISDIQSPDVDLKEAILLSKCRLQNQEIPAEVLHFLALASAGSVRDLEGCLVRLITRSKMSGEAYSLELAKKIVGDKIVERRPNSARKVVELVASFFDVKQGDLKGSSRQARFVLPRQIAMYLLRKDLGLPLEKVAEILGKKDHTTVIHGVDKVEKNVVNSEMLASWLRQLREQLSDG, encoded by the coding sequence ATGGATCAACACCGTGTTTGGGAATCAGTTCTCGCCGAACTGAGGATAAATCTTTCTAGTGCCAACTATCAAACTTGGTTCAGGGGGAAGACGCAAATTCTTGCCATCAATGAGCGCCTAGTAGAAATTGGCTGCCAAAGCTCTTTCGTTCGGGACTGGCTTGAACAGAGATATTACGAGCAAATCAAGGTTTCCCTGGAAAGATTACTCGAGAAAAACGTCAATTTAGTTTTCAGTGTCAGCCCTCTGACTGATGTGGTGGCAGTCAAAGGCAAAGCAAAACTTTCTGATTCTGAACCGCCTCTTTTTACCTCGAACAAAAACTTGGACAAAGAAGAGCAGGAACGGGTAGCTCAGGCTGGGCTCAACCCCAATTATACTTTTGCAAACTTCGTCGTGGGCGGCAGCAACCAGCTTGCCTATGCAGTGGCGGAGGCGATCAGCAAAAAACCAGGGTCGGAATACAACCCTTATTTTATCTACGGCGGGGTCGGGGTCGGCAAGACCCACTTGATGCAGGCAATCGGTGGTGCAGTTTTGGCAACCAAGCCTGGCCTTAGAGTTTTTTACTGCACAGCAGAACGATTCACCAACGAGTTGATTGAGTCGATTCAAATGCGGAAAACCGCCGCTTTCCGAAATCGTTATCGCAGTATTGACCTTTTGATGATTGATGATGTCCAGTTCATCGCGGGAAGAGAAAGCACTCAGGAAGAGTTTTTCCACACCTTTAACGCGCTCTATTCAAACGGCAAGCAAGTCGTTCTGACTTCTGACCGACCTCCCGCGGAAATAAAAAAGCTTGAAGAGCGGCTGCGCAGCCGCTTTGAAGGGGGAATGATTTCTGACATCCAAAGCCCTGATGTTGACTTGAAAGAAGCGATTCTGCTCTCCAAGTGCCGCCTCCAAAACCAGGAGATTCCCGCAGAAGTCCTCCACTTTCTGGCGTTGGCCAGCGCGGGTAGTGTTCGGGATCTTGAGGGTTGTTTGGTCCGGCTAATTACCCGCTCAAAAATGAGCGGGGAAGCTTACAGTCTCGAACTAGCGAAAAAAATTGTTGGCGACAAGATTGTTGAGCGCCGCCCCAACTCGGCGCGGAAGGTAGTCGAGCTGGTAGCTAGCTTCTTCGACGTCAAACAAGGGGATCTCAAAGGCTCAAGCCGGCAAGCACGTTTTGTTTTACCGCGACAGATTGCCATGTATCTTCTGCGCAAGGATCTAGGGTTGCCTTTAGAAAAGGTTGCTGAAATCCTAGGGAAAAAAGACCACACGACCGTAATTCACGGTGTGGACAAAGTAGAAAAGAATGTGGTTAACTCAGAGATGTTAGCTTCTTGGCTGCGCCAGCTCCGCGAACAACTCTCTGACGGCTAA
- a CDS encoding YidC/Oxa1 family membrane protein insertase, with product MINLFVDLLLAINKILFNNLGLTIIFIGIVSRAVFHPFLKSSLSYTQKMRDLKPKLDEIKKKHGHNKAKHMEEQTKLYREAGLNPATGCLAPLVQIAIAFLLFTSLQHILKAGVETHFLYFDLARFDTWTVQGVPFKLPGLLVALTAVATLLQAKMTLPEPVKTHKEDSKEEKAEKKDFAEALQASQGQLVYLFPAFLLLWANVLPAGIFLYWLVSTVFGIFQQYYIAGWGGLKSWIVWNKK from the coding sequence ATGATTAATCTTTTTGTAGATTTACTACTAGCAATAAACAAAATTCTTTTTAACAACCTCGGCTTGACGATCATTTTCATTGGTATTGTTTCGAGAGCTGTTTTCCACCCTTTTTTGAAAAGTAGTTTGAGCTATACCCAAAAAATGCGGGATCTTAAGCCCAAACTTGATGAGATTAAGAAAAAACATGGTCACAACAAAGCTAAACACATGGAAGAGCAAACTAAACTCTACCGTGAGGCCGGGCTCAACCCCGCTACTGGTTGTCTGGCTCCTTTAGTTCAAATTGCCATCGCCTTTCTGCTTTTTACAAGTTTGCAACATATCCTCAAAGCTGGGGTCGAAACCCACTTTCTCTATTTTGATTTAGCCCGCTTTGATACTTGGACCGTGCAAGGCGTTCCCTTTAAATTGCCCGGCTTGTTGGTAGCTCTGACCGCGGTGGCAACTTTGCTGCAAGCAAAAATGACTTTGCCCGAGCCAGTCAAAACCCACAAAGAAGACTCTAAGGAAGAAAAGGCAGAAAAAAAGGATTTTGCTGAAGCCTTGCAGGCGAGTCAGGGTCAGCTCGTCTATCTTTTCCCCGCCTTCTTACTTTTGTGGGCCAACGTTTTACCAGCGGGAATCTTTCTCTACTGGCTTGTCAGTACGGTTTTTGGTATATTCCAGCAATACTATATTGCCGGATGGGGAGGCCTAAAGTCATGGATAGTTTGGAACAAAAAATAA
- the rnpA gene encoding ribonuclease P protein component, whose product MLPSEQRLNLAQAKWRYRYSDREFSTKLFKILVKKNKLAASRFGFLLTGKLGKASKRNLAKRRLTEAVQEKIGDLPSGFDFIFIGYPTIIESSYEEIRTSLHQVLPKISLL is encoded by the coding sequence ATGTTGCCTTCAGAACAAAGACTAAATTTAGCGCAGGCCAAATGGCGTTACCGCTATTCTGATCGGGAGTTTTCGACCAAGCTGTTCAAAATTCTCGTCAAAAAGAACAAATTGGCCGCCTCTCGATTTGGTTTTTTGTTGACCGGCAAGCTGGGTAAGGCGAGCAAAAGGAATCTCGCCAAGAGGAGACTGACCGAGGCGGTCCAGGAAAAAATTGGAGACCTTCCTTCTGGTTTTGACTTTATTTTTATTGGCTATCCGACTATTATTGAGTCTAGTTATGAGGAAATTCGCACTAGTTTGCATCAGGTTTTACCAAAAATATCTCTCCTTTGA
- a CDS encoding R3H domain-containing nucleic acid-binding protein — MDSLEQKIKDIASEFVGNLGIQADLEVEKQSDRVVVKILGENLGILIGFHGETLESLQLLLSLVVNKKLAPEEWLHVDLDVGGWKGEREEALRSLVEQATTKVKETGQPASLPPMPASQRRFVHLLFSEDSDLEAVSQDEGAERHIVITTKN; from the coding sequence ATGGATAGTTTGGAACAAAAAATAAAAGACATCGCCTCTGAATTTGTTGGTAACCTCGGTATCCAAGCCGATTTGGAGGTAGAGAAGCAAAGCGATCGGGTTGTTGTAAAAATTCTCGGGGAAAATTTAGGAATTCTCATTGGCTTTCACGGTGAAACGCTGGAATCACTACAGCTGCTCCTTAGTTTAGTGGTCAATAAAAAACTAGCGCCCGAAGAGTGGCTGCATGTGGACCTTGACGTTGGGGGTTGGAAGGGCGAAAGAGAGGAAGCTCTGCGTAGTTTGGTAGAGCAGGCCACTACTAAAGTAAAAGAAACTGGCCAACCCGCCAGTTTACCACCAATGCCAGCTTCACAAAGACGCTTTGTCCACCTTCTCTTTTCAGAAGACTCTGATTTGGAAGCAGTTTCCCAGGACGAAGGCGCAGAGCGCCATATTGTCATTACCACCAAGAATTAA
- the recF gene encoding DNA replication/repair protein RecF: MLASLEITNFRNLKNSKLEFAKTLNIFYGDNAQGKTNLLEAIFLISTGKSFKSEVDRELIAWGQTSARVVAQAPPLEIELTINETNKRLLVNRQSRRLIELVGEFLVVLFAPEDLSLVYGAPSQRRAWINSLISRVDRKYLFNLGKFNQVIKNRNRVLLSLNQGGSPDLGVWDEQFIKLSVDLWVSRQEYLAKVNSFLKQIAPKLGVSKITVEYHPQLAVKDAKSLKAVLTKELEKRRREEVARAQTVLGPHRDDFKLIFEQIESEKVLTKDVSVFGSRGEQRTGVLSLKLAEIELIEMIKGKRPTLLLDDVLSEFDKKHREMIQGLLYRQQSFITTTATDLLDKKLLSKAKLFQLKTGQVEAG, encoded by the coding sequence ATGTTGGCCAGTCTTGAAATAACCAACTTCCGTAATCTCAAAAACTCTAAACTGGAGTTTGCCAAAACCTTAAACATTTTTTATGGGGACAACGCTCAGGGAAAAACCAATCTCCTCGAGGCGATTTTCCTAATTAGCACGGGTAAGTCCTTCAAATCCGAAGTTGATCGGGAACTGATCGCCTGGGGACAAACCTCAGCCCGAGTCGTTGCTCAAGCACCACCTCTAGAGATAGAACTAACGATAAATGAGACAAACAAAAGACTGCTCGTCAACCGCCAGAGCCGGCGTCTGATTGAGCTAGTGGGCGAGTTTTTAGTGGTTTTGTTTGCTCCCGAGGATTTAAGTCTGGTCTACGGCGCCCCAAGTCAGAGAAGAGCTTGGATCAACAGCCTGATCTCTCGTGTCGATCGCAAGTACCTCTTTAATTTAGGTAAGTTTAACCAGGTAATCAAAAACCGCAATCGGGTCCTTCTCTCGCTAAACCAAGGAGGCAGCCCGGATCTAGGAGTTTGGGATGAACAGTTTATCAAACTCTCAGTCGATCTTTGGGTCAGCCGGCAAGAATATCTCGCTAAGGTGAACAGCTTTTTAAAACAAATTGCCCCGAAGCTCGGAGTCAGCAAAATTACCGTTGAGTACCATCCGCAACTTGCAGTCAAAGACGCAAAATCGTTAAAGGCAGTTTTGACCAAAGAGCTCGAAAAACGAAGAAGAGAGGAGGTAGCCCGCGCGCAGACTGTTTTGGGTCCCCACCGCGACGACTTTAAACTCATTTTTGAACAAATTGAGAGCGAGAAGGTTTTGACCAAGGATGTTTCTGTCTTTGGTTCCCGCGGTGAGCAGAGAACCGGAGTGCTCAGCCTGAAACTAGCAGAAATTGAGCTGATTGAAATGATCAAAGGTAAAAGACCGACGTTACTTTTGGATGACGTTTTAAGTGAATTTGACAAAAAACACCGAGAAATGATTCAAGGGTTGCTTTATCGCCAGCAAAGTTTTATTACCACTACCGCGACCGACCTGCTCGATAAAAAACTTTTGAGCAAGGCAAAACTCTTTCAGCTTAAAACTGGGCAAGTTGAGGCTGGCTAA
- the dnaN gene encoding DNA polymerase III subunit beta — translation MKTTILKEDLAKALNLVSRIVSPRPSLPVLNNVLLSVTKEGVTLSATNLETSIKVKAPAKTSLEGSTTVPAKVFGEFINSLKEEKLDLVLEKENLEVVGEATKAQLATINPLEFPALPEIRKEETEVLESAELVEAINQVVFAASVDEARPILTGVLLREEKGGLLFVATDGYRLAKKETKIKTNLKEMVVPAKSLLEVAKLITEMGEEEIRLGLLGEKNQVVFVGNNFELSTRVLDGAFPNFEQIVPKKLILETKLDREGLSEAVRQTAVLAKDLGSVVQIEAKPGKEIVLSAKTAQLGQATTRLSGEVSGEAVSVALNSRFLLEGLSNFKAKEISFDLSGATSPALLSDKKDPSFIYIVMPVRVQG, via the coding sequence ATGAAAACCACCATTTTAAAAGAAGATTTGGCAAAAGCGCTCAACTTGGTTTCTCGAATTGTTTCTCCCAGACCAAGCTTGCCAGTGTTAAATAACGTTTTGCTCTCAGTAACCAAAGAGGGTGTTACTTTATCAGCCACCAACCTAGAAACCTCAATAAAAGTTAAAGCTCCGGCCAAAACAAGTTTGGAGGGATCAACCACAGTTCCGGCCAAGGTCTTCGGAGAGTTTATCAATAGTCTAAAGGAAGAAAAGCTGGACCTGGTTTTGGAAAAGGAGAACCTTGAGGTAGTCGGTGAAGCCACCAAAGCACAACTGGCGACAATTAATCCTTTGGAGTTTCCCGCCTTGCCGGAAATAAGGAAAGAAGAAACCGAAGTGTTGGAAAGCGCCGAGTTGGTTGAGGCAATTAACCAGGTGGTTTTTGCTGCCTCTGTTGATGAAGCCAGACCGATCCTGACTGGTGTTTTGCTCCGAGAAGAAAAGGGAGGCTTACTTTTTGTTGCCACCGATGGCTATCGGTTAGCAAAAAAGGAAACGAAAATTAAAACTAACTTAAAGGAGATGGTCGTACCGGCTAAGTCTTTACTAGAAGTTGCCAAGCTCATTACCGAGATGGGTGAGGAGGAAATCAGGTTGGGGCTTTTGGGAGAGAAAAACCAAGTGGTCTTTGTGGGCAACAACTTCGAGCTCTCTACCCGAGTTTTGGATGGGGCTTTTCCCAACTTCGAGCAAATTGTTCCCAAAAAGCTTATTCTGGAAACAAAGCTGGACCGGGAGGGCCTCAGCGAGGCGGTCCGCCAAACAGCGGTTCTAGCCAAGGATTTAGGTAGTGTAGTCCAGATCGAAGCAAAACCGGGTAAGGAAATAGTCTTGAGCGCCAAGACCGCACAGCTTGGTCAAGCTACTACCAGACTGAGCGGCGAGGTCAGCGGGGAGGCAGTAAGCGTGGCCTTAAACTCAAGGTTTTTGTTGGAGGGTCTGTCCAACTTTAAAGCAAAGGAGATAAGCTTTGACCTTAGTGGAGCAACTAGCCCGGCGCTGCTTTCCGACAAAAAAGACCCAAGCTTTATCTACATTGTCATGCCGGTTCGGGTCCAAGGTTAA